GTCTCCGGCCATGACAAAACCGACGCTATTGCTCGTCACCGAAAATGAAGTAGTGGCTTGACTCGTTCCGGGTATGCCTGCGGCTGAATCATCAAACAACCACAGTTCCTTGATTCCTCGCCCTCCCGTCGGCCCATCGCCAGTAACAGTCCAGTCGATTCCGCCTTTCCCGGCATTCCGGTATTCAAGAACGGCATGACCCTCGACATTCACCGGATTGCCGTTTTTCTCCGTGGTCACCAACGGTATCCACTTCGTGGACAGCGCGGATGCATGCGAGCTGATCAACAGTAATGCAACCACCAGAATTTGTTTCATTCTCCAACTCCCAAAATTAACGCTTGCCACGCGCTGAAACATCGTATTACACGATTTTTCCTCGAAATACAGTATAGGCCGGCCATTCTGCCAAAACCATGAGCAATCATTCCCTTTTCGCTAGGACATTCCTATCATTTTACTTGGTACATTTGTAATGATTTCTCAAGCTCATAGTTAAGATTATTAACCTAATATATGCGTTCAATTATGAAAATAAAAGGGGGTTTTCCCCCTATTTCCGGAATATCCGGATGAACGCTATACTTGGTAGAAATTCGAGGTAGCTTTGCGATTTCATTTGAAATAATTTTCCAGAAACGAAATTGAAATCAAAGTAATCTTTTCCACTCAATTAAACTGATAGAAATGCTTGAAATATGCGGTGACAACCTAAACTAGATGCAATATTTGAACAACTCACCCATCACTAGCCCCATGAAAATCATCCTCGAACTCGTACTGTTTATTATCGTTTTAAATATCTTTTTCAAATTATTCATATGGATTCTCGACGATATGATCAAATCAGGCGGCTATTGATAGGCGATGAGAATTCATTGCGGGTTGGGCTGACAAAGGAAGCCCAACGTTTATCGATGCCGTTCGCTATAAACGAAACTTCATTCAGAGTGACGTTGGCCTTTCTCCGGCAGCCCAACCTCGTAACCTGCCGCGCTTCCGATTCGCGAGATACGAACAAAAAATACCAGGAGATTTGGATGGAAGGACATGAAATCATCGGATTCATCGCCGGGTTCGGTACCACTTTCGCCGCCGCCCCGGATTTGTATGCAATGCTCAAACGGAAAAGCGCTCAAGGCATGAATCCAACCATGGCCGGCATCATGGGCGTGTTCCAGATTGTCTGGGTTTATTACGGCGTCTTGATCGATTCCATGCCGGTCATTGTCTGGAACATCATCGCCATCGCGATCAATTCCCTGACGGTCGGCGCATTTTTCCACTTCGCTCGCGCGGGGAATACTGGATGAATTGATTTTTTATCCAACCAATCCCGATGATCACCGGTTAATGTTGGGCTTTCTTTGGCAGCCCAATCTACCGTGCTAGTCTAGAGCCATAGAATTATTGGTTTTATTTCGTGCGATCCAAGGTTACGTCCCTTGGGTTCCAGAAGATAGATTAAGTCAATACTTGTCGATCTGTAAGCTTTTGTTGCAATGAAGGCTGGCGCCATAAATATCTGGAAAAAGGCTAAGGTGATTGATGTTCATTGTATTCAAGGTACGAAGACACTCGGTCCTGCCACGCTCAGGAATCATGATCTTGATAAGTGTTGCTCCACTCTTTTCGCCTGCATAGCTTTTCTTAACCCAGGAATCTACAGATTCCCCGAGCGGAGCACGAGTAAATAGGCCCGCCTGTGCAACCAGTCTGGCGTTTTCGTCCTGCAATGGTCTAATATACTCAAGGATTGGCACAAATTCACTGAGATCGTGGGTCTTTTGGATCTCACTATTTTTCTTTGTTACCGATCCTAGCGCCCACACGCAACGCTTTCCGCCAGGCGGCCTTGTCGGTTTCTCGAACGCAAAATAGAGAGCGGCAAAGGGAGATTCAGTCCAATCAAGAAGAGGAGTGGCAAGCCCATGATGTTGACCGAGAGCCCACCATTCGTTATCGTTATCCAATTTGGCCGGACTTGGGCCACGTCGGCCGCGAACAGACTGTTTGAAACGATCCAGATGATTCAGAGCTTTTGCTTTCTTACCGCTTTTCCCGCGCAACTGACGATCCAAGCTTGATTCAAGTTTCCACTCAGAACGCGCTGTCCACGCCAGATGTAGTGCGAGAAATCGAGCATCTCTTGTCGTACGTAATCATAAAAGTATTTCCATGAAGTGAGTGTGACCTCCATTGTTCCGTCGACAACATCTGATGTTGACCATCTAGCAGAACGTGTCATGCCGTGTCTTGTATTGATCTAATTAAATTGAACTTCTGGAAAGAAGCAAAATAATACGTCTGCAATGAAATACAAACCAGGAAGTGTCATGTTATATCCTTGTCTCTAAGATACTATGTCAATTTAGTTTTCAATATCAGAAATCTTGTTAAATCCATAAATCACTAGGGCTAACACCCAATCATCAAGAATCTAACAACCTCATCACCCCAATCCCGGCCAATAATGACTATCCGGCAGCGGCCGTTTGCCGAAGATCGCCTGGCCGACGCGCACGACGGTGGCGCCTTCTTCGATCGCCAGTTCGTAATCACCCGACATGCCCATCGACAGTTCGTCGAACGATAATCCGGCGGGAGCTTCCTGGCGCAGCATGGCTTGGATATTGCGCATTCTGACGAAGCATTCGCGCACGCGGTCGTGGTCGGGGGAGAAGATAGCGAGGGTCATTAAACCTTTGATGCGTAGCGACGAGAATTGCGGCAAGTGTTGTACGAAATCGCGCACGGCTTCGGGTGGCAGGCCGAATTTGCTTTCTTCGCCGGAGCTGTTGACTTGCACGAACACGTCGATGGCGCGGCCTTCGTTTTGCAGGCGTTTGTCGAGTTCCTCGGCGACTTTGAGGCTGTCGAGCGCCTGGAATTCGTTGGCGAAACGCGCCAGGTATTTGGCTTTGTTGGTTTGCAGGTGGCCGATGATCGCCCATTTGATGCCCAAATCGGCCAGCACTTCGGATTTTTCACGTGCTTCCTGGATTTTGTTTTCGCCCATTTCATGAACACCAGCAGCATAGGCGATGCGCAGCCGCTCCGCGGATACGGTTTTGGTTACGGGCAACAGCCGCACGCTGGCGGGGTCGCGCCCGGCTTTCTTGCACGCATCGATGATGCGCTGCTTGACGGTGGCGAGGTTGTTTTTGATGTCGTTCAGTTGTTGTTCGGCGTTGAGTTCCACGGCGGTCTCCTGGTTCATGATGCGGATGTTCCTGTTATTTTCGTTGCTTGATGAAATACCATTTTCCAGTGGTTATCCTGGCGCTGCCACAGCGACGTGCGGATCGATCCCGGTGCGCTGGATTGCTGCGGTTTTTGCAGCGAGTAAATCGCCAGCACGCAATCGTTGGTCAATATCTTGACGCGAAAATCCCGGAATGCCCAATGCAGATCCGGGTCTTTGCGTTTGAGCCATTCGATTACATCGCTTCGGCTATGCAGTTGTCCCTGATTGTCGATTTCCTCAAAATCTTGCGCCAGCAATTCATCGATCAACCCGGGATGCGCAGTCAGATCGCTTTGCAGCAAGTCGAGTTCCAAGCGCTGGATGATTCCGGTCAGTGCATTGACTTCCATTTTTGGATTATTTGACCCGCATGCCCGGCTGCGCACCAGAATCCGGCGACAAAATGAACAATTCGCCCGGGTTGCCGCCACCGGCAGCGAGTACCATGCCTTCCGACAAGCCGAATTTCATTTGCCGCGGCGCGAGGTTGGCGACCATCACGGTCAAGCGCCCTTTCAGTTGCTCCGGGTCGTACGCGGATTTGATGCCGGCAAATACCGTGCGCTGCTCGCTACCGATGTCGAGTGTCAGTTTCAACAGTTTCTCCGCGCCTGGTACATGCTCGGCGTTGACGATTTTGGCGATGCGCAGGTCGATTTTGCTGAAATCGTCGATGGAAATGGTTTCGGCAATCGGTGCAACGGCGTGCTGCTGTTTTTCCGCGTGCCGGGCCGGTGATTGCGACGGCGGAGCGGTCAGGCTATGCGTGTTGGCAGCGATCAGCGCGTCGATTTGTTTGTTGTCGATGCGCGTCATCAGATGCTGGTACGCGTTGATGGCATGCCCACCGGGCAGCAGCAAACCGGAAACCGGCTGATCGGCGCGCAATTGCGGCCATGTCAACGGTTCGCAATTAAGAAACGCTTCGATCTGTTGCACCGTTCCAGGCAGAATCGGTTTCAAATAGCACGCCAGCAGATAAAACAATTGAATGCCAAGACTGCAAGCGCGGTGCAAATCGTCACTGCGATCCGGGCTCTTGGCGATTTCCCACGGCGCCAGGCTGTGGATCATTTCGTTGGCTTCGTCGGCGAATTTCATGATCTGGCGGATTGCAGTGGAAAATTCGCGCGCTTCAAACGCTTGCTCAATGCCATCGGGGCGCCAGCTCGCGAAATGCTCGTCGACCATCGTTTGCAATGCCCGGTATTGATCACCTGCCACCAGCTTACCGTCAAAACGCTTAGTGATGAAACCGGCGCAGCGGCTGGCGATGTTGATGAATTTACCGACCAGATCGGAATTGACGCGCGCGACAAAGTCGTCCAGGTTCAAGTCGATGTCTTCCAGTGTGCTGTTCAGCTTGGCGGCGTAGTAATAGCGCAGCCATTCGGGATTCAAGCCTTGCTTCAAATAGCTCTCAGCGGTAATGAACGTGCCGCGCGATTTGCTCATTTTTTCGCCGTTCACAGTCAGAAAACCATGCGCGAAAATCTTGGTCGGCATGCGGTACCCGGCGTTTTTCAGCATCGCCGGCCAGAACAGCGCATGGAAGTACAAAATATCCTTGCCTATGAAGTGATACAGTTCTGCGTCGGATTGAGGCTGCCAGTAGTCGTCGAATTGGATTTTTTCGCGCTCGCACAGATTCTTGAAGCTGCCCATGTAGCCGATCGGCGCGTCGAGCCAGACGTAGAAATATTTCCCCGGCGCACCGGGAATCTCGAAGCCGAAATACGGCGCATCGCGCGAAATATCCCAGTCGGACAATTTGTTTTCCCCGGCTTCGCCGACCCATTCGCGCATTTTGTTGGCGGCTTCCGGTTGCAAGTGATCGCCGTCGCACGCCCATTGCCGCAAAAAATCGGCGCAACGCGCATCGGATAGGCTGAAGAAATAATGCTCGGACGATTTGCTGATTGGTTTCGCGCCGGATACCGCCGAATACGGATTCTTCAATTCGGTCGGCGCGTATGCCGCACCACACATTTCGCAGGAATCGCCGTATTGATCCTTGGCGCCGCATTTCGGGCATTCGCCTTTGACGAAACGATCCGGCAAGAACATGTTCTTGACCGGATCGTACAATTGTTCGATGCCGCGTACCGCGATCAATCCCGCACTTTTGAGTTTACCGTAGATATCTTCCGAGAAATGCCGCGTTTCCGGGGAGTGCGTGCTGTAATAATTATCGAACTGAATGTGAAAGCCGGTAAAATCGCCGAAGTGTTCCGCATGCACACGCGCAATCAGCGCTTCCGGTGTGATGCCCTCTTTCTCCGCGCGCAGCATGATCGGCGTACCATGAGTATCGTCGGCGCACACATAATGCACCGTATGTCCGCGCATTTTCTGGAAACGCACCCAGATGTCCGTCTGAATATATTCCACCAAATGACCTAAATGGATACTGCCGTTGGCGTAAGGCAGTGCGGAAGTCACCAGAATTTTTCGCTTGCTCATGGGCTCTAATGCACCGGATTAAATAAACCCTAATTGTAACAAACTGTGTGTGCATTCCCGATATTTGTTACCATTTCCGAATTCAATTGTGAGCCGCCCGGCGGTAGTAAAAAGGAGCCTCGTAGTGACCATTTTCGAACAACAGATTCAATCCGCATTGAAACAAACCATCGACCCGACCACCAACAAAGACTATGTAACCGAAAAATCGGTCGGCGCGATTCAAATTACCGGTAACGATGTAACAGTCGGTATCGAACTCGGTTATCCGGCCAATAGCGTCAAGGATAATGTGCAAAAACAAGTGAAAGATGCGCTGAAATCGATACCCGGTATCGGCACTGTTCAAGTGACGGTTAGCAGCAA
The nucleotide sequence above comes from Gammaproteobacteria bacterium. Encoded proteins:
- a CDS encoding FRG domain-containing protein, translating into MDRQLRGKSGKKAKALNHLDRFKQSVRGRRGPSPAKLDNDNEWWALGQHHGLATPLLDWTESPFAALYFAFEKPTRPPGGKRCVWALGSVTKKNSEIQKTHDLSEFVPILEYIRPLQDENARLVAQAGLFTRAPLGESVDSWVKKSYAGEKSGATLIKIMIPERGRTECLRTLNTMNINHLSLFPDIYGASLHCNKSLQIDKY
- a CDS encoding DUF4440 domain-containing protein, which codes for MEVNALTGIIQRLELDLLQSDLTAHPGLIDELLAQDFEEIDNQGQLHSRSDVIEWLKRKDPDLHWAFRDFRVKILTNDCVLAIYSLQKPQQSSAPGSIRTSLWQRQDNHWKMVFHQATKITGTSAS
- a CDS encoding PEP-CTERM sorting domain-containing protein, yielding MKQILVVALLLISSHASALSTKWIPLVTTEKNGNPVNVEGHAVLEYRNAGKGGIDWTVTGDGPTGGRGIKELWLFDDSAAGIPGTSQATTSFSVTSNSVGFVMAGDHNDGFAQFFVDNIDVGTYDMYRGGNRILVVEGLDPIAHSLKIVQLGLHNSHSTKGDVAVFGGAAFNVLVSPVPEPEAYAMLLVGLALLGFTGRRKVNV
- the metG gene encoding methionine--tRNA ligase, with protein sequence MSKRKILVTSALPYANGSIHLGHLVEYIQTDIWVRFQKMRGHTVHYVCADDTHGTPIMLRAEKEGITPEALIARVHAEHFGDFTGFHIQFDNYYSTHSPETRHFSEDIYGKLKSAGLIAVRGIEQLYDPVKNMFLPDRFVKGECPKCGAKDQYGDSCEMCGAAYAPTELKNPYSAVSGAKPISKSSEHYFFSLSDARCADFLRQWACDGDHLQPEAANKMREWVGEAGENKLSDWDISRDAPYFGFEIPGAPGKYFYVWLDAPIGYMGSFKNLCEREKIQFDDYWQPQSDAELYHFIGKDILYFHALFWPAMLKNAGYRMPTKIFAHGFLTVNGEKMSKSRGTFITAESYLKQGLNPEWLRYYYAAKLNSTLEDIDLNLDDFVARVNSDLVGKFINIASRCAGFITKRFDGKLVAGDQYRALQTMVDEHFASWRPDGIEQAFEAREFSTAIRQIMKFADEANEMIHSLAPWEIAKSPDRSDDLHRACSLGIQLFYLLACYLKPILPGTVQQIEAFLNCEPLTWPQLRADQPVSGLLLPGGHAINAYQHLMTRIDNKQIDALIAANTHSLTAPPSQSPARHAEKQQHAVAPIAETISIDDFSKIDLRIAKIVNAEHVPGAEKLLKLTLDIGSEQRTVFAGIKSAYDPEQLKGRLTVMVANLAPRQMKFGLSEGMVLAAGGGNPGELFILSPDSGAQPGMRVK
- a CDS encoding YggS family pyridoxal phosphate-dependent enzyme, whose product is MNQETAVELNAEQQLNDIKNNLATVKQRIIDACKKAGRDPASVRLLPVTKTVSAERLRIAYAAGVHEMGENKIQEAREKSEVLADLGIKWAIIGHLQTNKAKYLARFANEFQALDSLKVAEELDKRLQNEGRAIDVFVQVNSSGEESKFGLPPEAVRDFVQHLPQFSSLRIKGLMTLAIFSPDHDRVRECFVRMRNIQAMLRQEAPAGLSFDELSMGMSGDYELAIEEGATVVRVGQAIFGKRPLPDSHYWPGLG